Proteins co-encoded in one Selenihalanaerobacter shriftii genomic window:
- a CDS encoding DUF4062 domain-containing protein, producing the protein MRKKLQVFISSTYKDLIEERQAAVEAILKAGHIPVGMELFTAGDKSQLEIIKRWIDDSDVFLLILGGRYGSVESESELSYIELEYEYAVKKNIPVFALVINDELLNKKVSEIGRKVLELENPDKYKRFKEKVLGKMCDFFNDKKDIKLAVSNTLSRFEKRFDFTGWVSGENIKTNQELEEENKRLRKQLEKKKSEIKELKERLENSNSNENQEKDSVEEQLCVVKGENGEPILTEVPYIFFYHRMADAFPGVRNLKYFNNPKTAIKRLQILLKYPLQFKDNISNTSDMKDPIWYWRGSSCLDINSFKKLNETKCLINQKELEINRIAVYRGSDYYRNFVYVETKAEDSLGPGKEYTDKEIEYLENSLGYIYEEYGLLGENYISRQEFDDSVAVIDDEVVDAQDAELRVRYLSEYNFFIAPKDSPMNSQKGDQIGGKYLNGILQGTYDLDDFLDEFLKLPKK; encoded by the coding sequence AGCTGCTGTAGAAGCAATTTTAAAAGCAGGACATATACCAGTTGGAATGGAGTTGTTTACAGCAGGGGACAAATCACAATTGGAAATAATAAAAAGATGGATAGATGATTCAGATGTTTTTTTATTAATTCTTGGAGGAAGATATGGAAGTGTTGAATCTGAGTCTGAATTAAGTTATATAGAATTAGAATATGAATATGCTGTTAAAAAAAATATACCTGTGTTTGCTCTTGTTATAAATGATGAATTATTAAATAAAAAAGTAAGTGAAATAGGAAGAAAAGTTTTAGAATTAGAAAATCCGGATAAATATAAAAGATTCAAAGAAAAAGTTCTAGGAAAAATGTGTGATTTTTTTAATGATAAAAAAGATATAAAACTTGCAGTTTCTAATACTCTTTCTAGGTTTGAAAAAAGATTTGATTTTACAGGATGGGTTTCTGGTGAAAATATCAAGACTAATCAAGAATTAGAAGAAGAAAATAAAAGATTGAGAAAACAATTAGAAAAAAAGAAAAGTGAAATTAAAGAATTGAAAGAAAGGTTAGAAAATTCAAATTCCAATGAAAATCAAGAAAAAGATAGTGTAGAAGAACAACTATGTGTAGTTAAAGGGGAAAATGGAGAGCCAATTCTTACAGAGGTTCCATACATATTTTTTTATCATAGAATGGCAGATGCCTTTCCTGGTGTAAGAAATTTGAAATACTTTAATAATCCAAAAACAGCTATTAAAAGATTACAAATTCTTTTAAAATATCCACTTCAATTTAAAGATAACATAAGCAATACAAGTGATATGAAAGATCCTATTTGGTATTGGAGGGGAAGTAGTTGCTTAGATATTAATTCTTTTAAAAAGTTAAATGAAACTAAGTGTTTGATAAATCAAAAAGAACTAGAAATTAATAGAATTGCTGTATATAGAGGTTCTGATTATTATAGGAATTTTGTATATGTTGAAACTAAAGCTGAAGATTCTTTAGGACCAGGTAAGGAATATACAGATAAGGAAATTGAATATTTAGAAAACTCATTAGGCTATATTTATGAAGAATATGGATTGTTAGGTGAAAATTATATATCCCGACAAGAATTTGACGACTCAGTAGCTGTAATTGACGATGAAGTAGTTGATGCTCAAGATGCAGAATTAAGGGTTAGATATTTAAGCGAATATAATTTTTTTATTGCTCCTAAAGATTCTCCAATGAATTCTCAAAAGGGAGATCAAATTGGGGGTAAATATTTAAATGGAATATTACAAGGAACATATGATTTGGATGATTTTTTAGATGAATTTCTAAAATTACCTAAAAAATAA